Proteins from a single region of Sediminitomix flava:
- a CDS encoding IPT/TIG domain-containing protein, whose translation MKQMINKGILKAVVLSSALAFSACQEEEAQQYDIEWPIPVITSVSPETVNIGGDITIMGEVLQHTDRVYIGNTPIAEADINIVSETEMVIKAPRKFEPAAVRLENKYERVASLDSVEVTPIYPDILVLEFPSELNAGGNFTITGENMDLVTAVKVGDETVNVDGKSMDALTVVGSNYSYLAGDEVMIECISDYTDIIGGTSELISVVMPSEFPELMPPVLVFDFEDGVNPFSDGGGGATSAINGNDLAKGMGENYMSVMHSNVESWKWLGGALANNGGAGFDLSEFGQPHLTFLANTNGNSGYVFFEIWQNETKWGLHLNPANSDYDYSVTTEGWQWISIDLNNATLENWGGDASKFDPSAPFDWIQVDYSGGNVSGNFEIHIDQVMFTNGAQGQRTTLFNFDDGNTGVFNNFGGASVSTNGGGLTKAQGDSYLSVTKAGADAWAGLGEMIANNDGAGYSFADYERVFLSFMVNTNGKTGYFDFEMLQGSEKLGMHFPGYSFGTGYEIGDDGWERVNIDLTEFVFEDWDGNGEGKAFDPAALVDQIKFTFKRGNGDADYEVHVDDIVISDSPIY comes from the coding sequence ATGAAACAAATGATAAATAAAGGGATTTTGAAGGCAGTTGTACTGTCTTCTGCCCTAGCTTTTAGTGCTTGTCAGGAAGAAGAAGCTCAACAATATGATATTGAATGGCCTATTCCTGTGATTACTTCAGTTTCTCCAGAGACTGTAAACATTGGAGGCGATATCACAATTATGGGTGAAGTATTACAACATACGGATCGTGTATATATTGGTAATACGCCAATTGCGGAAGCAGATATAAACATTGTTTCTGAAACCGAAATGGTGATCAAAGCACCGCGTAAATTTGAGCCTGCTGCGGTCAGACTTGAAAACAAGTATGAAAGAGTTGCAAGTTTGGATTCGGTAGAAGTAACACCAATTTATCCAGATATTTTGGTACTTGAATTCCCTTCAGAGCTTAATGCTGGTGGTAACTTTACAATCACAGGGGAAAATATGGACTTAGTAACGGCTGTAAAAGTTGGAGATGAGACCGTAAATGTAGATGGTAAAAGTATGGATGCACTTACAGTAGTAGGGAGCAACTATTCTTACCTAGCAGGAGATGAAGTGATGATTGAATGTATTTCTGATTATACAGATATCATTGGAGGAACTTCTGAATTGATTTCTGTAGTGATGCCTTCAGAATTCCCTGAGCTGATGCCTCCTGTATTGGTATTTGACTTTGAAGATGGTGTGAATCCATTTAGCGATGGTGGCGGAGGTGCTACTTCAGCGATCAACGGCAATGACCTAGCAAAAGGAATGGGTGAAAACTATATGTCAGTGATGCACTCAAATGTAGAGAGTTGGAAGTGGTTAGGTGGTGCTTTAGCGAATAACGGAGGTGCTGGTTTTGACCTTTCAGAATTTGGTCAACCACATTTAACTTTCTTGGCAAATACAAATGGAAATAGTGGTTATGTATTCTTCGAGATCTGGCAAAATGAAACGAAATGGGGACTTCACCTCAATCCTGCCAACTCTGACTATGATTATAGTGTGACTACTGAAGGATGGCAATGGATTTCGATTGACCTAAATAATGCGACTCTTGAAAATTGGGGTGGAGATGCTTCTAAATTTGATCCTTCAGCACCGTTCGATTGGATTCAAGTAGATTACTCTGGTGGTAATGTATCAGGTAATTTCGAGATTCACATAGATCAAGTGATGTTCACGAATGGAGCGCAAGGACAACGTACAACATTGTTCAACTTCGATGATGGAAATACAGGAGTCTTCAATAACTTCGGAGGAGCTTCAGTCTCTACAAATGGAGGCGGACTGACAAAAGCACAAGGAGATAGCTACCTTTCAGTAACCAAAGCTGGAGCTGATGCTTGGGCTGGTTTAGGTGAAATGATTGCCAACAACGACGGTGCTGGCTATAGCTTCGCTGATTATGAAAGAGTATTCTTGTCATTCATGGTCAACACAAATGGTAAAACAGGTTACTTCGACTTTGAAATGCTTCAAGGAAGCGAAAAATTAGGAATGCACTTCCCAGGTTACTCATTCGGAACAGGCTATGAAATCGGTGACGATGGATGGGAAAGAGTAAATATTGATCTTACTGAGTTTGTATTCGAAGATTGGGATGGAAACGGTGAAGGTAAAGCCTTCGATCCAGCTGCTTTGGTAGACCAAATCAAGTTTACATTCAAAAGAGGAAATGGTGATGCGGATTACGAAGTTCACGTTGATGATATCGTGATTTCAGATAGTCCTATCTACTAA
- a CDS encoding SusC/RagA family TonB-linked outer membrane protein, with protein sequence MKRLRHTTKTLLTFICAMLFISQTALGQERVIKGKVIDNSTGMAVPGANIVIEGTTQGTISDFDGNFTIEVGDKVNLTVSYIGYITKTVTLENSDYIEVSLEVDTQELEEVVVVGYGTMRKSDVTGSVATVKTEQLTQVATVDVAESLQGRVAGVQVVSNSGYAGSGMKVRIRGVGTINNSDPLYVVDGFPTSDISNIAPTDIASMEILKDASATAIYGSRGANGVVLITTKTGKQNTKTKFNLHVYSGISSPSKTMNMVNASEYATLKLEAYDNDGITPSTRELEQLTFVRDGAYEGTDWQSEIYNTAAPMHNVNFQAMGGGEKSNYVFTATYFNQEGTIDNSGLEKMIVRLNNDFKLTDKISAGMNTSYTFADIQSYNGDLYSGVGPSVLRIDPITPVWDDHLNNYGNSDGISDIRNPARIVDDMENKWKKEHKLMSNLFANYNITKGLDFRTQYGIDLKTYQDHNYSSEYFIGSKDNNPRSSLVEKTGTGLGWVWNATLNYQKEFGNIHRINGLIGVETQSNTWSSLEGKAYDVPAEKELQHLNNAQSTDDITVLSSQATETIVSYFARANYSLLDRYKLTATVRQDGSSKFAADHRWGIFPSFAASWDVKNEAFLESVAWLSQLNFRAGWGQVGNQSAAANYAYVTNVNPNQLYPIGDGISNGMIPLSLSNPELKWETTEMLNFALDFGFWDDKLNLVAEYFIKDTKDMILTPPAPAYAGAGVVSANIGEMQNKGFEFNINYRDQVGEFKYEIGLNASFIDNKVVTLAGGEPIYSGGVDKVGQSITMTKEGLPMATFVGYKTDGIFNTQEELDAYLEVYETDLAPQVGDIRYVDTNGDGRIDDDDITELGSAMPDFTYGVSASMAYKGFDMKLLFTGSQGNEAVNTMLRFNNATDGKEGMLDRRLDRWTPENTGGTEPRMTVNNLAYNTIFSDRLVEDASFFRLKNIQLGYTFSNDLVSKLNLTQLRVYVAANNLFTITDYTGYDPEFGDLYGNPLYAGIDMASYPQPRTFLAGLNISF encoded by the coding sequence ATGAAACGACTTAGACATACGACAAAAACACTGCTGACATTTATATGTGCAATGTTGTTTATCTCTCAAACCGCTTTAGGGCAAGAGAGAGTCATTAAAGGAAAAGTCATTGACAATTCTACAGGAATGGCTGTTCCTGGAGCAAACATTGTCATTGAAGGCACAACACAAGGTACTATCTCCGATTTTGATGGAAACTTCACAATCGAGGTAGGTGACAAAGTAAATCTGACTGTTTCTTACATCGGTTACATCACCAAAACCGTGACCCTAGAAAATTCAGATTATATAGAAGTATCTCTAGAAGTCGATACGCAAGAGCTTGAAGAGGTGGTTGTTGTTGGTTACGGTACAATGCGTAAAAGCGATGTAACAGGTTCGGTAGCCACAGTAAAAACAGAACAACTCACTCAAGTAGCAACTGTAGATGTTGCAGAGTCTTTACAAGGACGAGTAGCAGGTGTACAGGTTGTTTCCAACTCGGGTTATGCGGGTAGTGGTATGAAAGTCCGTATCAGAGGTGTGGGTACCATCAACAATTCTGATCCACTTTATGTAGTTGACGGATTTCCTACTTCAGACATCAGTAATATCGCACCAACAGATATTGCTTCTATGGAAATTCTGAAAGATGCTTCCGCTACTGCAATCTATGGTTCGAGAGGAGCAAATGGTGTTGTTCTTATCACGACTAAAACGGGAAAGCAGAACACAAAGACCAAGTTTAACCTACATGTTTACTCAGGTATTTCGAGTCCTTCGAAAACCATGAATATGGTAAATGCTAGTGAGTATGCAACGCTAAAATTAGAGGCTTATGACAATGACGGTATCACGCCAAGTACAAGAGAATTAGAGCAACTTACTTTTGTAAGAGATGGTGCTTATGAAGGAACTGATTGGCAAAGTGAAATCTACAATACAGCAGCACCAATGCATAACGTAAACTTCCAAGCTATGGGAGGAGGTGAAAAATCGAATTACGTTTTTACTGCAACTTACTTTAACCAAGAAGGAACAATTGATAATTCTGGACTTGAGAAAATGATTGTTCGTTTGAACAACGATTTTAAGTTAACTGATAAGATTTCTGCAGGTATGAACACTTCATACACATTTGCAGATATTCAGTCATATAATGGAGACCTTTATTCGGGTGTGGGACCATCAGTACTTCGTATTGACCCAATCACGCCAGTTTGGGATGACCACTTGAACAACTATGGAAACTCTGATGGAATTTCAGATATCCGTAACCCAGCTCGAATTGTAGATGATATGGAAAACAAGTGGAAAAAAGAGCATAAGCTTATGTCTAACTTGTTTGCGAACTACAATATCACAAAAGGTCTAGATTTCAGAACTCAATACGGTATTGACTTGAAAACATACCAAGATCACAATTATAGTTCTGAATACTTTATTGGTAGCAAGGATAATAATCCGAGAAGTAGCCTAGTAGAAAAAACTGGAACAGGCCTTGGTTGGGTATGGAACGCAACCTTGAATTATCAGAAAGAATTTGGAAATATTCATAGAATCAATGGTTTGATTGGGGTTGAAACACAATCAAATACGTGGTCTAGTCTAGAAGGTAAGGCATATGATGTTCCTGCTGAAAAAGAGTTACAGCATTTGAATAATGCTCAGAGTACAGATGATATTACTGTACTTAGTTCTCAAGCAACGGAAACAATCGTTTCATACTTTGCGAGAGCAAACTATTCGTTACTTGACAGGTATAAATTGACAGCAACTGTTCGTCAAGATGGTTCTTCAAAGTTTGCAGCAGATCACCGTTGGGGGATATTCCCTTCTTTTGCGGCAAGTTGGGATGTGAAAAATGAAGCATTCTTAGAAAGTGTAGCTTGGTTGAGCCAATTGAACTTTAGAGCTGGTTGGGGACAAGTAGGTAATCAAAGTGCAGCAGCTAATTATGCTTATGTGACGAATGTAAATCCTAATCAGTTATACCCAATTGGTGACGGCATTAGCAATGGTATGATACCATTGAGCCTTTCAAACCCAGAATTGAAATGGGAGACAACGGAAATGTTGAACTTTGCATTAGACTTTGGTTTCTGGGATGATAAACTAAACCTTGTAGCAGAGTATTTCATCAAGGATACAAAAGATATGATCTTAACACCTCCAGCACCAGCGTATGCAGGAGCAGGAGTAGTAAGTGCCAATATTGGTGAAATGCAAAACAAAGGTTTTGAGTTTAACATCAACTACAGAGATCAAGTAGGGGAGTTCAAATATGAGATAGGATTGAATGCTTCTTTCATTGATAACAAAGTAGTGACTCTTGCTGGTGGTGAGCCAATCTATTCTGGAGGAGTAGATAAAGTAGGACAGTCAATCACAATGACGAAAGAAGGTCTTCCAATGGCAACATTTGTAGGGTATAAAACAGATGGAATCTTCAATACACAAGAAGAGTTAGATGCTTATTTAGAAGTTTATGAGACAGATTTAGCACCTCAAGTTGGTGATATTCGCTACGTAGATACAAACGGTGATGGTAGAATTGATGACGATGATATCACAGAACTAGGTAGTGCAATGCCAGACTTTACTTACGGTGTTTCTGCTTCTATGGCTTACAAAGGTTTCGATATGAAGTTGCTATTCACAGGTAGTCAAGGAAATGAAGCGGTAAATACAATGCTTCGATTCAACAATGCTACGGATGGTAAAGAAGGAATGTTAGACAGAAGACTTGACCGTTGGACTCCAGAGAATACAGGAGGAACAGAGCCAAGAATGACAGTAAACAACTTAGCTTACAACACGATTTTCTCAGACAGATTAGTAGAAGATGCAAGTTTCTTCAGATTGAAAAATATCCAGTTAGGATACACATTCAGCAATGACTTAGTATCAAAACTAAATCTGACTCAGCTAAGAGTTTATGTAGCTGCTAACAACCTGTTTACAATTACAGACTATACAGGTTATGACCCTGAGTTTGGAGACTTGTACGGCAATCCACTTTATGCGGGTATTGACATGGCAAGCTACCCACAGCCTCGTACATTCTTAGCAGGTCTAAACATTTCATTCTAA
- a CDS encoding RagB/SusD family nutrient uptake outer membrane protein produces MKTVKIFPLLLLMFSVIGCSDFLEQESPNINADNFYNDVDNAKLAVTAVYDVLTYEEDQLGGHVLDFMWGDMLAWDSEKGSDPSDQGQLNNMREWRALATNRNITGLWTKSYKGIYRANEVITKLEALTYPDREEDKLRQQYIGEAKFLRAYYYVSLVRLYGGVPLITKPLVPSEFGALDRASFAEVFAQIETDLLDAVALLPNRYAAEDTGRATKGAARAYLARAYMFQLGTHNENQVTWNDVYEQTSAIVASGVYNLVPNYATMFEFEGENSSESVFEVQCVVGTEGYSSDRKTGTLNTEFQGNREAGIGWGFNKPTQALYDIFEDGDPRRACTIIANNDIIYGTAQVVDAGYYNRKVHMEPEFDKIAGKSSGWNIRQCRYADVMLMHAEAAYHMGQEGVARDMVNQIRARARVSTLSKGSIEGSMDYADAGAQDKLAAISSTGTQLLEDILMERKYELSMESVSYYDLVRTGKYYDVLPTEVRANAEAKSMQGNVNNLPLLPIPDNEVRAWNLEQNQGYGGSN; encoded by the coding sequence ATGAAAACTGTAAAAATATTTCCACTGCTATTACTGATGTTCTCAGTGATTGGATGCTCTGACTTCTTGGAGCAAGAATCACCTAACATCAATGCAGATAACTTCTATAATGATGTTGATAATGCAAAACTTGCGGTTACCGCAGTTTATGATGTATTGACATACGAAGAAGACCAACTAGGTGGACACGTTCTTGATTTTATGTGGGGAGATATGTTGGCTTGGGATTCTGAAAAAGGGAGTGATCCTTCAGATCAAGGGCAGCTCAACAACATGAGAGAATGGAGAGCGTTAGCTACAAATAGAAATATCACAGGGCTATGGACGAAAAGCTACAAAGGTATTTACAGAGCTAATGAAGTAATTACTAAGCTTGAAGCCTTAACATACCCTGATAGAGAAGAAGACAAATTACGTCAACAATATATCGGAGAGGCAAAGTTCTTAAGAGCATATTACTATGTTTCTTTGGTAAGATTATATGGTGGTGTGCCATTGATCACAAAGCCTTTGGTTCCATCTGAGTTTGGAGCTTTGGATAGAGCAAGTTTTGCTGAAGTCTTTGCTCAAATTGAGACCGACCTTTTAGATGCAGTTGCATTACTTCCAAATAGATATGCAGCAGAAGATACAGGAAGAGCTACAAAAGGTGCTGCTAGAGCTTATTTGGCAAGAGCATATATGTTCCAGTTAGGAACGCACAACGAAAACCAAGTGACGTGGAATGATGTGTACGAACAAACATCTGCAATTGTAGCCTCTGGTGTGTATAACTTAGTTCCAAACTACGCAACAATGTTCGAGTTTGAAGGAGAAAACAGTTCAGAATCTGTATTTGAAGTACAATGTGTAGTAGGTACAGAAGGTTATAGTTCTGACCGTAAGACGGGAACTTTGAATACGGAATTCCAAGGAAACAGAGAAGCAGGTATCGGATGGGGATTCAATAAGCCGACTCAAGCATTGTATGATATTTTTGAAGATGGTGATCCAAGAAGAGCTTGTACAATCATAGCCAACAACGATATCATTTACGGTACGGCCCAAGTAGTAGATGCTGGTTACTACAACAGAAAAGTACATATGGAGCCTGAGTTCGACAAGATTGCGGGTAAAAGTAGCGGCTGGAATATTCGTCAGTGTCGTTATGCAGACGTGATGTTAATGCACGCAGAAGCTGCTTATCATATGGGGCAAGAAGGTGTAGCGCGTGATATGGTTAATCAAATTAGAGCTAGAGCTAGAGTGTCAACTTTATCAAAAGGAAGCATCGAAGGTTCAATGGATTATGCTGATGCTGGTGCACAAGATAAACTTGCAGCTATTTCTTCTACAGGAACACAATTGTTGGAAGATATCTTAATGGAAAGAAAATACGAGCTTTCTATGGAGTCTGTATCTTACTATGACCTTGTTCGTACTGGGAAATACTATGATGTACTTCCAACAGAAGTTAGAGCAAATGCTGAAGCTAAAAGTATGCAAGGTAACGTAAACAACTTGCCATTACTTCCAATTCCAGACAACGAAGTTCGTGCTTGGAACCTTGAGCAAAACCAAGGATACGGAGGTAGCAACTAA
- a CDS encoding glycosyl hydrolase, with translation MKHIFLTTIFVCIAFGGKLFAQEIITLDNFESEEVQEHWKVEGTTFSLSQADGKLNIVYNRTGAGAEWDQFHMNLDPAVEVNSFNLFFKFQSDVSLKLSIKPVFTDETNEWKDISIAPSEELIDYSWQVPNLETKQLKAIYFYFDGGSAAAKSGNAMMDDFEMEVFLNTTALENAIDAADQLLNYVLVGEGEGQVDAVSSLEFAEAIDAAEVLLSNVESNDEVRDAVRSLNIANIAFENKIIKSEAVTAFQRTATAKSRETANLFFNLQELTGKNVLFGQQDPLGYGVGWSGNNDRSDVEDVCGDLPAFASWAIKEVAQGNAGDDLAYRIKSIYRQGGVNALEWHMDNPFGGDFYWSNRDTDTNVVVGISPNGEKHEAYKVMLDRIIFFLKNLKGDQGESIPVIFRPFHEQNGNWFWWGSAACTDAEYKTLVQFTINYFKENGVNNVMWAYSPDRFNTLGDYLARYAGDEYFDILGLDNYWEMKDVQGLPKVVNQLEIIAELAQSKKKLTAFTETGLEAITYSKWFSEYLMYVLTNSELTRKTIYAAVWRNAHAEHHYAPYPGHASASDFLKFHQDEHTLFMDDLPALYTYEGLEDNTPLDADPLLAMQLKAYPNPSRGHFTLEHPTEKITEVFIYNLDGKLIKQLTVNGHEKQIDLTKAMDGLYIVTARLANNEMMFTRLLVL, from the coding sequence ATGAAACATATATTTTTAACTACCATTTTTGTATGTATTGCTTTTGGAGGAAAGCTCTTTGCACAAGAAATTATCACACTAGATAATTTTGAGAGTGAAGAAGTACAAGAGCATTGGAAAGTAGAAGGAACAACATTTAGTCTTTCTCAAGCAGACGGGAAATTAAATATTGTATACAACCGTACTGGGGCAGGGGCTGAATGGGATCAATTTCATATGAACCTTGATCCAGCAGTGGAAGTGAATAGTTTTAATCTTTTCTTCAAGTTTCAGTCCGATGTATCTTTAAAGCTATCCATCAAGCCTGTTTTTACGGATGAGACCAATGAATGGAAAGATATTTCAATTGCACCTTCGGAAGAACTGATAGATTATTCTTGGCAAGTACCGAATTTGGAAACAAAGCAATTGAAAGCCATTTACTTCTATTTTGATGGTGGAAGTGCCGCAGCAAAATCGGGAAATGCGATGATGGATGATTTTGAGATGGAAGTGTTCTTAAATACAACAGCTTTGGAAAATGCCATAGATGCTGCAGATCAACTTCTTAATTATGTATTGGTTGGAGAAGGAGAAGGTCAAGTTGATGCAGTTTCTTCATTGGAATTTGCAGAAGCTATTGATGCCGCAGAAGTACTTCTTTCCAATGTAGAAAGCAATGATGAGGTTAGAGATGCTGTTCGTAGTTTGAACATTGCGAATATTGCTTTCGAAAACAAAATCATCAAGTCTGAGGCGGTGACCGCTTTCCAAAGAACAGCTACAGCAAAGAGTAGAGAAACGGCAAATTTGTTTTTCAACTTACAAGAATTGACGGGTAAAAATGTATTGTTCGGACAACAAGATCCTTTAGGGTATGGCGTAGGTTGGTCAGGGAATAATGACCGATCGGATGTGGAAGACGTTTGTGGTGACTTACCTGCTTTTGCTTCTTGGGCAATCAAAGAAGTTGCACAAGGAAATGCAGGAGATGATTTGGCGTACAGAATCAAATCAATTTATAGACAAGGTGGAGTGAACGCCTTAGAGTGGCATATGGATAATCCATTCGGTGGAGATTTCTATTGGAGTAATCGAGATACAGATACGAATGTCGTAGTCGGTATCTCTCCTAATGGAGAAAAGCACGAAGCGTATAAAGTGATGCTAGACCGTATCATTTTCTTCCTTAAAAATTTGAAAGGTGATCAAGGTGAAAGTATTCCTGTGATTTTCCGTCCATTCCATGAGCAAAATGGCAATTGGTTTTGGTGGGGATCAGCAGCTTGTACAGATGCTGAGTACAAAACATTGGTACAGTTTACAATCAATTACTTCAAAGAAAATGGTGTAAATAACGTGATGTGGGCTTATTCTCCTGACCGCTTTAATACCTTAGGAGATTACTTAGCAAGGTATGCTGGAGATGAATATTTTGATATTCTTGGTCTGGATAACTATTGGGAGATGAAAGATGTACAAGGGCTTCCTAAAGTAGTCAATCAGTTAGAAATTATAGCTGAGTTAGCTCAATCCAAAAAGAAATTGACTGCCTTTACGGAAACGGGTCTTGAAGCCATCACTTACTCTAAGTGGTTCTCAGAATATTTGATGTATGTGTTGACAAACAGTGAACTGACAAGAAAGACCATTTATGCTGCTGTTTGGAGAAATGCACATGCCGAACATCATTATGCGCCTTATCCAGGGCATGCAAGTGCTTCTGATTTTCTGAAATTTCACCAAGATGAGCATACGCTCTTTATGGATGATCTTCCGGCACTCTATACCTACGAAGGACTAGAAGATAATACGCCTCTAGATGCAGACCCGTTATTGGCAATGCAATTAAAGGCTTATCCAAATCCATCTCGAGGACATTTTACCTTAGAACATCCTACTGAAAAAATAACAGAGGTATTCATTTATAACCTTGATGGGAAATTGATCAAACAGCTTACAGTCAATGGACATGAAAAGCAGATTGATCTGACTAAAGCAATGGATGGACTTTACATAGTCACTGCGAGGCTAGCAAACAATGAAATGATGTTTACCCGACTTCTAGTTCTTTGA